From Fulvivirga lutea:
CATCATGATTTTAAAGAATGGTTCTTTTACCGCCTTGGCTTCTTCCAAAAACTTATCGAATACGAAATGGTCATGAACGCCCCATTTGGAGGTATTATGTTCTGGCGGAAAATTCTTGCTGTGTGTTACCTTATCAAATTGCCCGTTAGTGAGGTACGATTTGAAATTAGCATAGTCGATATTATAGCCATAAGTAAATTGAGTTGCATACCCTCTGGCCTTTAAATTTTTGTTGATATATGGTAGCGTACTGGTTTTTTTAGGGAATTTGATGATTGAACCAAGTGGTTGTCTTGGGTAGCCGTTAAGAACGGAAATGATGCCCATGTCGGTTCTATCTCCTGAAGAATAGAAATTATCAAAAAGTATTCCCTCATGAACGAGATTATTAATGTTTGGTGTAATTCCCGGCAATCCGCCTAGTGGCTCAATAAACCTGAAAGAATAACTTTCTAGCATTATAATCATCACATTGGGCTTTTTAACATTCAAAAGTTTTAAGCCAGTGGTGTCCTGCACAATAAGATTTTCAAAAATGCTATCTGATAAATCCTTTTCAAGATAGTTTTCAGGGTACTTTAATCGATTAATTTTTCTTACGGCATAGCCAAAATTGTATACAACATTAATTGCCGAATGATTGGCAAACATATTGGAGTCATGGAAATAAACGGTTCCTGTGTTTATTGGGGCCACTCCGGTGGTGCCGCGAATTGGTGCAATTAGAAGCCCTGTCAATAATAAAATAACCAAGCTAGACTTATATTCAGATTTTTCAAGATTGGATATAGCCGATCCGATAAATCTATGGTAACAGTACACTGACGCAGAAAAGAACAATAGCCAGAAAGTAACCATGATGATGGTTGTTAACGGATCACCTGATCCTGCCGCTTCCTTGCCTATATATAGTAATGGAGTTGCATCCATTCTAAAGCTCCAGTGGCTGTAAAGTTCCATGTCTAATACCACGATAAAAGAGCTAATAAAAAGCATTAAAGTGGTATAAGCCAACAGACTAATTTTTAGAACTTTTGAATTAAAGTAGGTGGTGAGTGTTATTAACAGTCCTGGTATTAATGTGAAATATCCGGCTACTGTTAAGTCTAACCTCGCCCCATTGAGCATGGATAGTATAATATCACCAAAGCCCATAGCAGCTGTATTTTCATATTGATACACCATGAAAAACACTCTGGAGATTTGAAAAAACACAAACCAGAATAAAAAATAGCTGAGAAATAGCTTTATGCGCTGAGCCATACTTAAAATTTTCCGCAAAGAAAATGTTATTAAATGGGTCTTACAAATATTGATTAATTATTAGCAGTAAGTAGAGCAGATAGTTCCTGAGGAGTGTCCACCAAATAATCAGGATGAAAAGAACTTAACACCTTTTTGGTATGGAATCCCCAAGTTACACTCACTATCGGTAACCCGCATTGCTGTGCTGCTTCAATATCTCTGGTTTCATCACCAATTAAAAGAATTTGTCGAGGATCTAATTCATACTCTTTTATAAGAGCATTAATGGTTCTGTACTTTTTGAATAAGCGGATGCCGGTAGAATAATATGAAAACGATTCTGTCAGTCCGTGATTATCGAGAAACGTTTTAGTGTTTTGTAACGAATTGCTGGTAACAATACCAAGCTTATAATTTTCAGCAAGGTCTTTTATTACCTCTACCATTCCCTCGAAAGGATGTAATTGATCTATGCTTTTTGATAAACTCTTACGAAAGGCGGAGGCCACAAACGGAAGCTTAACCAACGATATACCAATAGCTTTAATAGCATTTTGAGTGGATAGATTTCTGTAAAAATCTAAATCCTGTTTATCAGCAATTTGTTTGTATCGGAATTTATGAGATAATTGATTTGATATTTTTATGCCTAATTCGAGCGTATCGGCAATGGTTCCATCAAAGTCGAATATGATGGTTTCTATATTTTTAAGCTTATCAGGCAAGAATTATTGATCTCGTTGCTGTATCAATGGATAAACCATTTCCAGTGCTCTGTTCAAATGATTTTCATCATCAATTTCGCACCATGCGAGGCCTTCCACTTTTTTTATAAAGATATCTTTTGTCTTAGAAATACCAACGAAATCATCCTCATAATGAAAGCTACGATCACCCTTATCGTATAATTTCATAGCATAATCACACATGAGGTTGAAGGTGCTTAATGATATTTTGCTAATGCCTACCAATTCGCCTGATATGTGATTTAACTCTGAAGGTTTCTTGCTCATGTTGGTTAAATGAGACTGCTCATTAGCCTCAATGTACACTTCATCATTCGAGTTTGTTTTACCACTCGCTAAAACAATATCTTGGTGTGTGTCTGTAATTAAATGTGTAAGAGCTGCTTTTTCATAGAGCAAATCACCTTCGAGTAGTAAAAAATCTTCATTGATTAAAGATTTTAAATTGTACAGAGTGTACATGCTGCCTGTAGCCGCGTAATCGTCATTGCGATGTGTTTCTATTTGAGGAAACTCATTTTTAAGATTATCAAAGAACTCATTTAAATAGCCAGTACCAATGATGATTCGGGTAATTCCCTGGTTTAGTAAGTTTTCAATAGAGCGATGAATTAATGTTTTTCCATCAATTTCTAAAAAGGCCTTGGGCTTTTCTTTTGTTCGATCTTTTAATCTGCTGCCTAGTCCGGCAGCCAAAATAACAGCCGTTTTAATAGCGCCACTCATTAGTTTTTAAGAAAATTCATGAGCCGTTCTTTCACCTCGTGAGGTTTAATAGTTGGCCTGCCAAGTTCTTTTGGAGAACCTTTGGCTATTTTTAAATGAATAAAAGTGGCCTTTGGGTTTGATGACCAATTGGCAAGTTCATCTTTCAACTCATCTAAGGTGTTTACTTTAATAGCCACGGGGTAGCCGGTAGCATGAGCCACAGTGGCAAAATCGATATTAGGTGAAATGGTAGCCTGACCACCGGTAGAATCGTGTGTGCTATTATCGAGTAGGATGTGTAACAGATTATTCGGGTGGTAGTAACCATTGGTTCCAAAATTACCCATCCTCATTAGTGCCGCACCATCACCATCTATAGCTACTGATTTTATGGATTTGTCGGCAAGTGCCAAACCCAAAGCCATGGAGCTAATGCAACCCATGGATCCTACCATATACAAATTATTAGGCTTGTCTTCAATTTCGAATAACTCTCTGCCGGTTTTACCTGTTGTGGCTAATAATGCTGTTTTATTATCAGCCCAATTAGAAATAGCTGTTAAAGCTTCGGTTCTGGTAGGTGATACTTCTTCTTTATCCGAATGTTTTAATTCTTTGGCGAAAGTTGTTGAGATATTTTGTGTTTTAAGTGTCACCTCATCAAATGTGCCCTTCTTTACTACAAAGAAAAATGTCTTGTTATTTTCTATTGCTTGATTGGCTCTTTTAAGTTGCTCTTTAGCTTCATTCAAATCATTAGCCAGATATTCCCACTCAACCTCCATAGAGCTTAGCATATTTCCTGTGATTCGCCCCATTAATTCGTGCTGTGGTTCATCGTTCAGTCCTTCTTCGCCACGCAAGCTTACAAAGCCTAGTACAGGTAATTTAAATGAGTAATTCAATGAGGTAAGGGGAGAAGTAGCATTGGTTAATCCAGAGTTTTGCATCAACACCACAGATTTTTTACCTGCAAGATATGCACCGGCTGAGGTAGCTACTGCATCACCCTCATTCGCAGCCATTACATAGTCACACTCATTAATAGCATAATTGATGAGGTATTTAAGAAAGGAGCAAGGCACCCCACTGTAAAAATCAAAACCTAAATCTTTTAAAGCTGAGCCAAATTGTTGTGTATTCATTGCTTAAATTCTGAG
This genomic window contains:
- the aepY gene encoding phosphonopyruvate decarboxylase, which translates into the protein MNTQQFGSALKDLGFDFYSGVPCSFLKYLINYAINECDYVMAANEGDAVATSAGAYLAGKKSVVLMQNSGLTNATSPLTSLNYSFKLPVLGFVSLRGEEGLNDEPQHELMGRITGNMLSSMEVEWEYLANDLNEAKEQLKRANQAIENNKTFFFVVKKGTFDEVTLKTQNISTTFAKELKHSDKEEVSPTRTEALTAISNWADNKTALLATTGKTGRELFEIEDKPNNLYMVGSMGCISSMALGLALADKSIKSVAIDGDGAALMRMGNFGTNGYYHPNNLLHILLDNSTHDSTGGQATISPNIDFATVAHATGYPVAIKVNTLDELKDELANWSSNPKATFIHLKIAKGSPKELGRPTIKPHEVKERLMNFLKN
- a CDS encoding LTA synthase family protein, whose protein sequence is MAQRIKLFLSYFLFWFVFFQISRVFFMVYQYENTAAMGFGDIILSMLNGARLDLTVAGYFTLIPGLLITLTTYFNSKVLKISLLAYTTLMLFISSFIVVLDMELYSHWSFRMDATPLLYIGKEAAGSGDPLTTIIMVTFWLLFFSASVYCYHRFIGSAISNLEKSEYKSSLVILLLTGLLIAPIRGTTGVAPINTGTVYFHDSNMFANHSAINVVYNFGYAVRKINRLKYPENYLEKDLSDSIFENLIVQDTTGLKLLNVKKPNVMIIMLESYSFRFIEPLGGLPGITPNINNLVHEGILFDNFYSSGDRTDMGIISVLNGYPRQPLGSIIKFPKKTSTLPYINKNLKARGYATQFTYGYNIDYANFKSYLTNGQFDKVTHSKNFPPEHNTSKWGVHDHFVFDKFLEEAKAVKEPFFKIMMTQSSHEPFEVPMETVIEGDDNESMFKNSAYYTDKSLGEFIAKAKQTNWWDSTLIIITADHGHFMPGNEGISNPDRFKIPMLWLGGAINKQDTVIHNYGTQTDIANTLFAQLGFQDSSYIFSNNMLSDNLDPFAIFIYNNGVGYLSKNEKVIYDNTGKQFITNEGANDTGKQKGRAYLQKLYLDFNHR
- a CDS encoding HAD-IA family hydrolase encodes the protein MPDKLKNIETIIFDFDGTIADTLELGIKISNQLSHKFRYKQIADKQDLDFYRNLSTQNAIKAIGISLVKLPFVASAFRKSLSKSIDQLHPFEGMVEVIKDLAENYKLGIVTSNSLQNTKTFLDNHGLTESFSYYSTGIRLFKKYRTINALIKEYELDPRQILLIGDETRDIEAAQQCGLPIVSVTWGFHTKKVLSSFHPDYLVDTPQELSALLTANN
- a CDS encoding phosphocholine cytidylyltransferase family protein codes for the protein MSGAIKTAVILAAGLGSRLKDRTKEKPKAFLEIDGKTLIHRSIENLLNQGITRIIIGTGYLNEFFDNLKNEFPQIETHRNDDYAATGSMYTLYNLKSLINEDFLLLEGDLLYEKAALTHLITDTHQDIVLASGKTNSNDEVYIEANEQSHLTNMSKKPSELNHISGELVGISKISLSTFNLMCDYAMKLYDKGDRSFHYEDDFVGISKTKDIFIKKVEGLAWCEIDDENHLNRALEMVYPLIQQRDQ